The following coding sequences are from one Streptomyces angustmyceticus window:
- a CDS encoding 5-oxoprolinase subunit C family protein, translated as MTDRAFSVVRAGALTTVQDLGRPGHAHLGVPRAGALDEPAHRLANRLVGNPASAAALETTLTGCALRLRTATTVAVTGAPCPVTVDGRPAPWGAPLRVPAGAVLDVGPATHGLRSHLAFAGGIDTEPVLGSRSADLLSGLGPDPLTEGAVLPLGAPYGPAAGADAVPHPGPVTELVLPFLPGPRDAWFTAAGLHTLATGRFRVSPASNRIGLRTEGPPLERSRGGELPSEGMPLGALQVPPDGLPVLFLHDHPTTGGYPVVGVVPERHLAPAAQAVPGTPVRFVRMR; from the coding sequence ATGACCGACCGCGCCTTCTCGGTCGTCCGGGCCGGTGCGCTCACCACCGTCCAGGACCTCGGCAGGCCCGGCCACGCCCACCTCGGCGTGCCACGGGCCGGCGCACTCGACGAGCCCGCGCACCGGCTCGCCAACCGCCTGGTCGGCAACCCCGCCTCCGCCGCCGCTCTGGAGACCACCCTCACGGGCTGCGCCCTGCGACTCCGCACGGCCACCACCGTCGCCGTCACGGGCGCGCCCTGCCCGGTGACGGTCGACGGCCGCCCCGCCCCCTGGGGCGCGCCGCTGCGCGTCCCGGCCGGCGCCGTCCTGGACGTCGGTCCCGCCACCCACGGCCTGCGCTCCCACCTGGCCTTCGCCGGGGGCATCGACACCGAACCGGTCCTGGGCAGCCGCTCCGCCGATCTGCTCTCCGGCCTGGGCCCCGACCCGCTCACCGAGGGCGCGGTGCTCCCGCTGGGCGCCCCGTACGGCCCGGCCGCGGGCGCCGACGCGGTGCCGCACCCCGGCCCGGTGACGGAGCTCGTCCTGCCGTTCCTGCCCGGCCCGCGCGACGCGTGGTTCACGGCCGCCGGTCTGCACACCCTCGCCACCGGCCGCTTCCGCGTCTCGCCGGCCAGCAACCGCATCGGCCTGCGCACCGAGGGCCCGCCCCTGGAGCGCTCCCGCGGCGGCGAACTCCCCAGCGAGGGCATGCCCCTGGGCGCCCTCCAGGTCCCGCCCGACGGCCTGCCGGTCCTCTTCCTCCACGACCACCCCACGACCGGCGGCTACCCGGTCGTCGGCGTCGTCCCCGAGCGCCATCTGGCCCCCGCGGCCCAGGCGGTACCGGGGACCCCGGTCCGCTTCGTCCGGATGCGCTAG
- a CDS encoding LamB/YcsF family protein, whose protein sequence is MSDPAAPPVIDLNADLGEGFGRWQLTDDEALLSVVTSANVACGFHAGDPATMRRVCELAAGRGVVIGAQVSYRDLAGFGRRAMEVPPHELSAEITYQVGALEVFARAAGARVGYVKPHGALYNRCVHDEEQAGAVVDGILAAGGGLPVLGLPGSQLHEAARRAGLPVVGEAFADRAYTDEGTLVPRREPGAVVPDPDEVVKRALGMARDHTVTSRHGHRVGITARSLCLHGDTPGAAGLARRVRSELAAAGVHIRSFV, encoded by the coding sequence ATGAGCGACCCGGCGGCCCCTCCCGTCATCGACCTCAACGCCGACCTCGGGGAAGGCTTCGGCCGCTGGCAGCTGACCGACGACGAGGCCCTGCTCTCCGTCGTCACCAGCGCCAACGTCGCCTGCGGCTTCCACGCCGGCGACCCGGCCACCATGCGCCGGGTGTGCGAACTGGCCGCCGGGCGCGGCGTGGTCATCGGCGCCCAGGTCTCCTACCGCGACCTGGCCGGCTTCGGCCGCCGCGCGATGGAGGTGCCGCCGCACGAGCTGTCCGCCGAGATCACCTACCAGGTCGGCGCGCTGGAGGTCTTCGCGCGCGCCGCCGGTGCCCGCGTCGGCTACGTCAAACCGCACGGCGCGCTCTACAACCGCTGCGTCCACGACGAGGAGCAGGCCGGAGCCGTCGTCGACGGCATCCTCGCCGCGGGCGGCGGCCTGCCGGTCCTCGGGCTGCCCGGCTCACAGTTGCACGAGGCCGCCCGGCGGGCCGGGCTGCCCGTCGTCGGCGAGGCGTTCGCCGACCGCGCCTACACCGACGAGGGCACCCTCGTCCCCCGCCGGGAACCGGGCGCGGTCGTCCCCGACCCCGACGAGGTCGTCAAGCGGGCCCTGGGCATGGCCCGCGACCACACCGTCACCTCCCGCCACGGCCACCGCGTCGGCATCACCGCCCGCTCGCTGTGCCTGCACGGCGACACCCCCGGCGCGGCCGGCCTCGCCCGGCGGGTACGGTCCGAGCTGGCCGCGGCCGGCGTGCACATCCGGAGCTTCGTATGA
- the pxpB gene encoding 5-oxoprolinase subunit PxpB produces MRPLPVGEHGLLIELDSAEEVEALHAELLRRAADGALPPLREIVPAARTVLLDGLADPRGLLAELAAWDIPPIGAGDRPAVEIPVRYDGPDLADVAALWDCTADEVVRRHSATEFRVAFCGFAPGFGYLTGLPEPLHVPRRDTPRTKVPVGSVALAGPYTGVYPRSSPGGWQLIGTTDTVLWDPRREPAALLAPGTRVRFVPRETT; encoded by the coding sequence ATGAGGCCGCTGCCGGTCGGCGAACACGGCCTGCTGATCGAGCTGGACAGCGCCGAGGAGGTCGAGGCGCTGCACGCCGAACTGCTGCGCCGGGCCGCCGACGGCGCCCTGCCGCCGCTGCGCGAGATCGTGCCGGCCGCCCGTACGGTGCTCCTCGACGGTCTCGCCGACCCCCGCGGGCTCCTCGCCGAGCTCGCCGCCTGGGACATTCCGCCGATCGGCGCCGGCGACCGGCCCGCCGTGGAGATCCCGGTCCGCTACGACGGTCCCGACCTCGCCGATGTCGCCGCCCTGTGGGACTGCACCGCCGACGAGGTCGTCCGGCGGCACTCCGCCACCGAGTTCCGCGTCGCCTTCTGCGGCTTCGCCCCCGGCTTCGGCTATCTGACCGGGCTGCCCGAGCCGCTGCACGTACCGCGCCGGGACACCCCCCGTACGAAGGTCCCGGTCGGCTCGGTCGCCCTGGCCGGCCCGTACACCGGTGTCTATCCGCGCTCCTCCCCCGGGGGCTGGCAGTTGATCGGCACCACCGACACCGTCCTGTGGGACCCGCGCCGCGAACCGGCCGCGCTGCTCGCCCCCGGCACCCGTGTCCGCTTCGTCCCGCGGGAGACCACCTGA
- a CDS encoding GntR family transcriptional regulator has translation MAGGAAKNDQGRLTEVASLEGDRALLGRSSTAERVADILRDRITEGYFPPGARLSEESIGGALGVSRNTLREAFRLLTHERLLVHQLNRGVFVRVVTVEDLEDIYRVRMLVECAAVRGLGPGPHGAAVTDAVAAIEAAVRAGEAASDSREWQALSTANIRFHQGIVALAGSPRTDELMRGVLAELRLVFHVMADPRRFHAPYLTRNRQIVEALQAGDTAEAELLLLSYLEDSRSQLSGAYAQRIAEG, from the coding sequence ATGGCGGGCGGAGCGGCGAAGAACGACCAGGGGCGGCTCACCGAGGTCGCGAGCCTGGAAGGCGACCGCGCCCTGCTGGGGCGCTCCAGCACGGCCGAGCGGGTCGCCGACATCCTGCGCGACCGGATCACCGAGGGCTACTTCCCGCCCGGCGCCCGCCTCTCGGAGGAGAGCATCGGTGGCGCGCTGGGCGTCTCGCGCAACACGCTGCGCGAGGCGTTCCGGCTGCTGACCCACGAGCGGCTGCTGGTGCACCAGCTCAACCGCGGGGTGTTCGTCCGGGTGGTGACGGTCGAGGACCTGGAGGACATCTACCGGGTGCGCATGCTCGTGGAGTGCGCCGCGGTGCGGGGGCTGGGGCCGGGGCCCCACGGTGCCGCCGTGACCGATGCCGTCGCGGCGATCGAGGCCGCCGTGCGGGCCGGTGAGGCCGCTTCCGACAGCCGGGAGTGGCAGGCGCTCTCGACCGCCAACATCCGCTTCCACCAGGGCATCGTCGCCCTGGCGGGCAGTCCGCGCACCGATGAGCTGATGCGGGGTGTGCTCGCCGAACTCCGGCTGGTCTTCCACGTCATGGCCGACCCCCGGCGCTTCCATGCGCCCTATTTGACCCGTAATCGGCAGATTGTGGAGGCGCTGCAGGCGGGCGACACGGCCGAGGCGGAGCTGCTGTTGCTGTCGTACCTGGAGGACTCGCGCAGCCAGCTCTCGGGGGCGTACGCGCAGCGCATCGCGGAGGGGTGA
- the pcp gene encoding pyroglutamyl-peptidase I yields MTRVLLTGFAPFDGESTNPSWQAVRAVADEPPSGIEVFAAELPCVYGASVAVLRAAIEETRPEIVVCVGQAGGRPDITVERVALNVDDARIPDTAGAEPVDEAIVPGGPAAYFSTLPVKACVAAVRAAGLPASVSNTAGTFVCNHVFYGLAHLIATELPDLRGGFVHVPYAPEQVVDRAQPSLPADAVARALREIAVTAAHTRTDLRIAGGATH; encoded by the coding sequence ATGACCCGGGTACTGCTGACCGGATTCGCACCCTTCGACGGGGAATCCACCAACCCCTCCTGGCAGGCGGTCCGCGCCGTCGCCGACGAACCGCCCAGCGGCATCGAGGTCTTCGCCGCCGAGCTGCCCTGCGTCTACGGAGCCTCGGTGGCGGTGCTGCGCGCCGCGATCGAGGAGACCCGCCCCGAGATCGTGGTGTGCGTCGGCCAGGCCGGCGGCCGCCCCGACATCACCGTGGAACGCGTCGCCCTCAACGTCGACGACGCCCGGATCCCCGACACCGCCGGAGCCGAACCCGTCGACGAGGCGATCGTGCCCGGCGGCCCCGCCGCGTACTTCTCCACCCTGCCGGTCAAGGCGTGCGTGGCCGCCGTCCGCGCCGCCGGACTGCCCGCCTCCGTCTCCAACACCGCCGGCACCTTCGTCTGCAACCACGTCTTCTACGGCCTCGCCCACCTCATCGCCACCGAACTGCCCGACCTGCGCGGCGGGTTCGTCCACGTGCCCTACGCGCCGGAGCAGGTCGTCGACCGCGCCCAGCCCTCGCTGCCGGCCGACGCGGTCGCCCGGGCCCTGCGGGAGATCGCGGTCACCGCCGCGCACACCCGCACCGACCTGCGCATTGCCGGCGGAGCCACCCACTGA
- a CDS encoding hydantoinase B/oxoprolinase family protein encodes MTGRWEFWIDRGGTFTDVVGRRPDGRLVTGKLLSHHPERYRDAAVAGIRMMLGLGPDEPVPAERVSVVKMGTTVATNALLERTGEPTVLLITEGFRDALRIAYQNRPRIFDRHIVLPEALYDRVIEVPERIGARGEPVRPLDADAVRRALIRARADGLRSAAVVLLHGYRHADHERAVAELARRAGFSQVSCSHEVSPLMKLVPRGDTTVVDAYLSPILRRYVDEIAEQLPGIRLMFMQSNGGLRQAAHFRGKDAVLSGPAGGVVGMVRAAAEAGGHDRVIGFDMGGTSTDVSHYAGEFERVFGNEVAGVRMRAPMMDIHTVAAGGGSVLHFDGRRYRVGPDSAGADPGPACYRRGGPLTVTDAQVMLGRIQPGHFPAVFGPDGDRPLDAEVVRARFAELARRAAAETGDDRGPEEVAAGFLDIAVLNMANAVKKISVQRGHDITRYALVSFGGAGGQHACAVADALGIGTVLVPPLAGVLSAYGIGVADATAMREQAVEAEFTDPAAVARVHEACEALAGQTRRELLDDGVPDASVTTRARVLIRYAGTDSTIGVPLADAATMTDDFVRAHRERYAFTMDKPLVAEAVSVEARGAAGGAGGHETPAGSREGEPAPAATVRMYTAGRWRDTPLHRRTDLRPGDTLTGPAVIAEEDATTVLEPDWQAAMGEGGHLALTRVRPRTGRTAVGTGADPVMLEVFNSLFMAIAEQMGVRLEHTAHSVNIKERLDFSCALFDADGNLIANAPHIPVHLGSMGESIKEVLRRRGGEMRPGDVYAINDPYHGGTHLPDVTVVTPVFDTEGSELLFLVASRGHHAEIGGITPGSMPAFSRTVQEEGILFDNWLLVRDGELRERATRELLAAGPHPSRAPDANLADLRAQIAANEKGIRELRRMTDQFGLDVVRAYMGHVQDNAEESVRRIIARLSDGSCRYETDSGAEIRVALTVDRAARGAVLDFAGTSPQQPGNANAPSSVVMAAVLYVFRTLVADDIPLNSGCLKPVEVRIPEGSMLAPVFPAATVAGNVETSQAVTGALYAALGVQAEGSGTMNNVTFGNDRVQYYETVASGSGAGDGFDGADAVQTHMTNSRLTDPEVLEWRYPVRVDGFAIRAGSGGTGRWHGGCGVERRLRFLEPMTVALLTNHRRIAPYGMAGGAPGALGANRVERADGSRVELAGCDVADVGVDDVLVLRTPGGGGYGAADED; translated from the coding sequence ATGACGGGACGCTGGGAGTTCTGGATCGACCGGGGTGGCACGTTCACGGACGTCGTCGGCCGCAGGCCGGACGGACGGCTGGTCACCGGAAAGCTCCTCTCGCACCACCCGGAGCGCTACCGCGACGCCGCGGTGGCCGGCATCCGGATGATGCTGGGGCTCGGCCCGGACGAACCGGTGCCCGCCGAACGGGTCTCCGTCGTCAAGATGGGCACCACCGTCGCCACCAACGCCCTGCTGGAGCGCACGGGCGAGCCGACCGTGCTGCTGATCACCGAAGGGTTCCGGGACGCGCTGCGGATCGCCTACCAGAACCGGCCGCGGATCTTCGACCGGCACATCGTGCTGCCGGAGGCGCTCTACGACCGGGTGATCGAGGTGCCGGAGCGGATCGGCGCCCGCGGTGAGCCGGTCCGGCCGCTGGACGCCGACGCGGTCCGCCGGGCGCTGATCCGGGCCCGCGCGGACGGCCTGCGCAGCGCCGCCGTCGTCCTGCTGCACGGCTACCGCCACGCCGACCACGAGCGGGCCGTCGCCGAGCTGGCCAGGCGGGCCGGGTTCTCCCAGGTCAGCTGCTCGCACGAGGTCAGCCCGCTGATGAAGCTGGTGCCGCGCGGCGACACCACCGTGGTCGACGCCTACCTCTCGCCGATCCTGCGCCGCTACGTCGACGAGATCGCCGAGCAACTCCCCGGCATCCGGCTGATGTTCATGCAGTCCAACGGCGGGCTGCGGCAGGCCGCGCACTTCCGCGGCAAGGACGCGGTGCTGTCCGGGCCCGCGGGCGGCGTCGTCGGCATGGTGCGGGCCGCGGCCGAGGCGGGCGGCCACGACCGGGTGATCGGCTTCGACATGGGCGGCACCTCCACCGACGTGTCCCACTACGCCGGGGAGTTCGAGCGGGTCTTCGGCAACGAGGTCGCGGGCGTACGGATGCGCGCCCCGATGATGGACATCCACACCGTCGCGGCCGGCGGCGGATCCGTCCTGCACTTCGACGGCCGCCGCTACCGGGTCGGCCCCGATTCGGCCGGCGCGGACCCGGGACCGGCCTGCTACCGGCGCGGCGGCCCGCTCACCGTCACCGACGCCCAGGTGATGCTCGGCCGTATCCAGCCCGGCCACTTCCCCGCCGTGTTCGGGCCGGACGGCGACCGGCCGCTGGACGCCGAGGTGGTCCGCGCCCGCTTCGCCGAGCTGGCCCGGCGGGCCGCCGCCGAGACCGGGGACGACCGCGGCCCCGAGGAGGTCGCGGCCGGGTTCCTGGACATCGCGGTGCTCAACATGGCCAACGCCGTCAAGAAGATCTCCGTCCAGCGCGGCCACGACATCACCCGTTACGCCCTCGTCAGCTTCGGCGGCGCCGGCGGCCAGCACGCCTGCGCGGTCGCGGACGCGCTGGGCATCGGCACGGTGCTGGTCCCGCCGCTGGCCGGGGTGCTCTCCGCGTACGGCATCGGGGTCGCCGACGCCACCGCGATGCGCGAGCAGGCCGTCGAGGCGGAGTTCACCGACCCGGCGGCCGTCGCGCGGGTGCACGAGGCGTGCGAGGCGCTCGCCGGACAGACCCGGCGAGAACTCCTCGACGACGGCGTGCCGGACGCCTCGGTCACCACCCGCGCCCGGGTGCTGATCCGCTACGCCGGGACCGACTCCACCATCGGCGTCCCGCTCGCCGACGCCGCCACCATGACCGACGACTTCGTCCGGGCCCACCGCGAGCGGTACGCCTTCACCATGGACAAGCCGCTGGTGGCCGAGGCGGTGTCGGTCGAGGCGCGGGGCGCGGCCGGCGGCGCGGGCGGCCACGAGACGCCGGCGGGCAGCCGGGAAGGGGAGCCGGCGCCGGCCGCCACGGTACGGATGTACACGGCCGGCCGGTGGCGGGACACCCCCCTCCACCGCCGCACGGACCTGCGCCCCGGCGACACCCTCACCGGCCCGGCCGTCATCGCCGAGGAGGACGCGACCACGGTCCTCGAACCGGACTGGCAGGCGGCCATGGGCGAGGGCGGGCACCTCGCGCTGACCCGCGTCCGGCCGCGCACCGGCCGGACCGCGGTCGGCACCGGCGCCGACCCCGTGATGCTGGAGGTCTTCAACAGCCTCTTCATGGCCATCGCCGAGCAGATGGGCGTCCGGCTGGAGCACACCGCGCACTCCGTCAACATCAAGGAGCGCCTCGACTTCTCCTGCGCCCTCTTCGACGCCGACGGCAACCTCATCGCCAACGCACCGCACATCCCCGTGCACCTGGGCTCGATGGGGGAGTCCATCAAGGAGGTGCTGCGGCGCCGGGGCGGCGAGATGCGGCCGGGCGACGTGTACGCGATCAACGACCCGTACCACGGTGGCACCCACCTCCCCGACGTCACCGTCGTCACCCCCGTCTTCGACACCGAGGGGAGCGAGCTGCTCTTCCTGGTGGCCTCGCGCGGCCACCACGCCGAGATCGGCGGCATCACCCCGGGCTCGATGCCCGCCTTCAGCCGCACGGTCCAGGAGGAGGGCATCCTCTTCGACAACTGGCTCCTGGTGCGCGACGGCGAGCTGCGCGAGCGCGCCACCCGCGAACTGCTCGCCGCCGGCCCCCACCCCTCCCGCGCGCCCGACGCCAACCTCGCCGATCTGCGCGCCCAGATCGCCGCCAACGAGAAGGGCATCCGGGAACTGCGGCGGATGACCGACCAGTTCGGGCTGGACGTCGTCCGGGCGTACATGGGGCACGTCCAGGACAACGCCGAGGAGTCGGTGCGGCGGATCATCGCGCGGCTGTCGGACGGCAGCTGCCGTTACGAGACCGACAGCGGCGCCGAGATCCGGGTCGCGCTGACCGTCGACCGCGCGGCCCGCGGCGCCGTACTGGACTTCGCCGGCACCTCGCCCCAGCAGCCCGGCAACGCCAATGCGCCCAGCTCGGTGGTGATGGCGGCGGTGCTGTACGTCTTCCGCACCCTGGTGGCCGACGACATCCCGCTCAACAGCGGCTGCCTCAAGCCCGTGGAGGTCCGCATCCCGGAGGGCTCGATGCTCGCGCCCGTCTTCCCGGCGGCCACCGTCGCGGGCAACGTGGAGACCTCCCAGGCGGTCACGGGCGCGCTCTACGCCGCGCTCGGTGTCCAGGCCGAGGGCTCGGGCACCATGAACAACGTCACCTTCGGCAACGACCGGGTGCAGTACTACGAGACCGTCGCCAGCGGCTCGGGCGCGGGCGACGGCTTCGACGGCGCGGACGCCGTGCAGACCCATATGACCAACTCCCGGCTCACCGACCCCGAAGTGCTGGAGTGGCGCTACCCCGTCCGCGTCGACGGCTTCGCCATCCGCGCCGGCAGCGGCGGCACCGGCCGCTGGCACGGCGGCTGCGGCGTCGAGCGCCGGCTGCGCTTCCTGGAGCCGATGACCGTGGCCCTGCTGACCAACCACCGCAGAATCGCGCCGTACGGCATGGCGGGCGGCGCCCCCGGTGCGCTGGGCGCCAACCGCGTGGAGCGGGCGGACGGTTCGCGGGTGGAGCTGGCGGGCTGTGACGTGGCGGACGTCGGCGTGGACGACGTGCTGGTGCTGCGCACGCCGGGCGGCGGCGGATACGGGGCGGCGGACGAGGACTGA
- a CDS encoding DUF979 domain-containing protein, with product MIKAEWFYWLVGLSFLVMASQMVTDRSNPKRFGTGAFWGLIGAGFIYSSWVVTKQAPAEPLGAAVLVMACLAGFGFTGRGTPRTTTPEQRTASAVRFGNRLFVPALTIPAVAMACAIGVKHLTFGGEPVLQEGSETILGLGIGAVVALVVGMIMLREKRISVPVQSGRSMLEAMGWAMLLPQMLATLGAIFQVSGVGDQVGKLTTAVLPEDSLYIAIVVYCVGMFAFTMIMGNAFAAFPVMTAAVGWPVLIGHFDGNPAAVLAIGMLAGFCGTLVTPMAANFNIVPAALLELKDQYGPIKAQLPTAGILLGCNILIMALFAF from the coding sequence GTGATCAAAGCAGAGTGGTTCTACTGGCTGGTCGGCCTCAGCTTCCTGGTGATGGCCTCCCAGATGGTCACCGACCGCAGCAACCCCAAGCGCTTCGGCACCGGCGCCTTCTGGGGCCTGATCGGCGCCGGATTCATCTACAGCAGCTGGGTCGTCACCAAGCAGGCCCCGGCCGAACCCCTGGGCGCCGCGGTGCTCGTCATGGCCTGCCTGGCCGGCTTCGGCTTCACCGGGCGCGGCACCCCGCGCACCACCACCCCCGAGCAGCGCACGGCCAGCGCCGTCAGGTTCGGCAACCGGCTGTTCGTCCCCGCGCTCACCATCCCGGCCGTCGCCATGGCCTGCGCCATCGGCGTCAAGCACCTGACCTTCGGGGGCGAACCGGTCCTCCAGGAGGGCAGCGAGACCATCCTGGGCCTGGGCATCGGCGCCGTCGTCGCCCTCGTCGTCGGCATGATCATGCTCCGCGAGAAGCGGATATCCGTGCCCGTGCAGTCCGGCCGCTCGATGCTCGAAGCGATGGGCTGGGCGATGCTGCTGCCGCAGATGCTGGCCACGCTGGGCGCCATCTTCCAGGTCTCCGGCGTCGGCGACCAGGTCGGCAAGCTCACCACCGCCGTCCTGCCCGAGGACTCCCTCTACATCGCGATCGTCGTCTACTGCGTGGGCATGTTCGCCTTCACCATGATCATGGGCAACGCCTTCGCGGCCTTCCCCGTGATGACCGCCGCTGTCGGCTGGCCGGTCCTGATAGGCCACTTCGACGGCAACCCCGCCGCCGTCCTGGCCATCGGCATGCTCGCCGGGTTCTGCGGCACCCTCGTGACGCCCATGGCCGCCAACTTCAACATCGTTCCGGCGGCCCTGCTGGAGTTGAAGGACCAGTACGGGCCCATCAAGGCGCAGTTGCCCACCGCGGGAATCCTGCTCGGCTGCAACATCCTGATCATGGCGCTCTTCGCCTTCTGA
- a CDS encoding DUF969 domain-containing protein — protein sequence MIVLLGVLVVVIGFATKRNPLLVVGVAGIATGLLGGLSPGKVLAAFGDGFAGSRAVTIFAITLPVIGLLERYGLQEQARRLIARFAKLTTGRFLALYLGLRQIGAAVGLTNVFGHAQTVRPLAVPMAEGAAERKYGQLPERTREKVRSFSASADNVGLFFGEDVFLAVGSILLITGFVNTTYGTHLEPLQLALWAIPTAVCAFVVHGWRLLRLDRQLERELLTAHVHDTAAVEAAQ from the coding sequence ATGATCGTGCTCCTCGGTGTGCTCGTGGTCGTGATCGGCTTCGCCACGAAGCGCAATCCCCTGCTGGTCGTGGGGGTGGCCGGCATCGCGACCGGCCTCCTCGGCGGGCTGTCCCCGGGCAAGGTGCTCGCCGCGTTCGGCGACGGCTTCGCCGGCAGCCGGGCGGTGACGATCTTCGCGATCACCCTCCCGGTCATCGGCCTCCTGGAGCGCTACGGCCTCCAGGAGCAGGCCCGCCGCCTCATCGCCCGGTTCGCCAAGCTCACCACCGGACGCTTCCTGGCGCTCTACCTCGGCCTGCGGCAGATCGGCGCCGCGGTCGGACTGACCAATGTCTTCGGCCACGCCCAGACCGTGCGCCCGCTGGCCGTCCCGATGGCCGAGGGCGCCGCCGAGCGCAAGTACGGCCAACTCCCCGAGCGGACCCGGGAGAAGGTCCGGTCGTTCTCCGCCAGCGCGGACAACGTCGGCCTCTTCTTCGGGGAGGACGTCTTCCTCGCCGTCGGCTCGATCCTGCTGATCACCGGCTTCGTCAACACCACCTACGGGACCCACCTCGAACCGCTGCAGCTCGCGCTGTGGGCGATCCCCACCGCCGTGTGCGCCTTCGTGGTCCACGGCTGGCGCCTGCTGCGCCTGGACCGCCAGTTGGAACGCGAACTGCTCACCGCCCACGTCCACGACACCGCCGCAGTGGAGGCCGCCCAGTGA